AATTATAAAACGATGACCTAATTGTGACTTAATCCATCAACATCGATCTTTGTTAACATCTCTCTCATGGCGGGAAGGGCATGAAGTACTACCCCACCTTTCTGTACTTTTCATTCGGCTGCTGAGCGGCTTCAGCTCCAGGACACTCAAGGCGTGCTCCGGATCCAGAGCTCTCACCACTCAGCATTACTGTCACTTGTTTACAAGACATACCCCGGCCCAGAGCTGACAAAACTCAGCTCTGCTGTCATTTGTTACTGTAACTAGGTAGCTCCGGTCCAGAGCTCAAAGTGTTCAGCTCTGCTGTTGTTAGTTAGCATCCTTGATTAATGATGTAAATGAagcgtgtgtcgtgtgtgtgtgtgtgtgtgtgtgtgtgtgtgtgtgtgtgtgtgtgtgtgtgtgtgtgtgtgtgtgtgtgtgtgtgtgtgtgtgtgtgtgtgtgtgtgtgtgtgtgtgtgtgtgtgtgtgtgtgtgtgtgtgtgtgtttagaggtCTACAGTCCTATGCGTTATTGGTCCAAGCAAGGTCGGGAACTCTGCTGTCattgtgtatttgcattgtgTTACTTGTGTCTGGCATTTTCCCTGCTCATACGGCCGTTGTCCTGCCAGGATAATAGAGCATGAGAGTACAGTAGGTCACAGGCATTTTACCTTTTCATCGTCCAAAATGCATACAGCATTAACCAATAAACATCAAGTAACATTTGTCAAGCTGCAACAACAACGGGCCACATTCTCTTTCACTATGACTGGGTTACAGTTAAAGTGATTGGGTGCCAGACTGTTCCCTTGCacagagaaaacaaaaacattgttgGAATAAACAGCAGCAAGGCTTTGTGGGTAAAGCTCTGTGTATTATCGTATCACGGCCGCTGTGTTTAATGCATTGTCCTCTGTGCTATGCCAACTCTTTATTTGTACCTTATAAATTTGAAGTTCAGTAGGCCTATCTAAAGTTAACGTCATTTAATGCGTGAAATAATGATAACAAAGCGGATGTTTAACAAGCTATTGACTATTCCTCTCTATGTAGGCAGCATACTTGTGTACGATTAACTATCGGCTCATCTGATTAACGGTCTCTGTGTGCCCTATAATAACCTCTCTGTCTCCGTGGTTGGTCAAAACACTGCTGgcgtcagttttttttttttttttttttttgtgcgttTAGAATATCTCATAAGTTTGAAATTAAAACCTAAAAAATcacaatatgaataaataatgttACCATTACCAAGATTTCATCCTGGCCACGCCCCTTTCGACGCGCCGCCGGGCGACGCACGGACGATGCACGCTTTGGAGTCCCCAAAACGAACCAAGCGTGATCCTTCAGTTCAAGGTTCTCACTCTGGTCATATTGCGGGGGAATAGTCTAGAGAAAAGGACGCATCTAACTCATCTTGAATAATGTCATATATCCACCTTGGTGGCGTTTATTCTGTTCTTTTATTCATATTCTCATCCATGGCGGCGGTCGACCTCCAAGGTTTACCTCACATAGCATCTTCCAATTCTTCCGACCATTTTCTATATTTTGCTTACGGAAGTAACCTACTCAAGGAGAGACTGCAGAAGAGAAACCCTTCGGCCACTTTCTTCTCGGTTGGATACTTAAAGGTAGGCCTGCAGGTTGATTGATAATATACAATGTAGGCACCTTCAtgatattacaaaaaaaaaaaatattattacgACGTAGAATTGAACCTTATTCCTTTAGACAACAACTCGACTCCATCATTTGTTTTACGGTACAGTACAGTTCCAAGTTGTCCACGGTCGAAATGTGTGCATTTCAAGGATAGGCCAATCTGTGACCTGCAcacagggctggactgggacaaaaattcagccctggcattttctgtccagaccagcccactacattatcagcactaggggtgggacgagacgaacgggaagaaccctgtatgtactttattaaaacgatttaatcaagtacatacatcctgctatttgcactgcaaatagcagtgCAAATTGctatttgtgtctcttgtgctgttgacaagaaaggtgtgaaacctgaacaggaagttaacggacatcctgtggtcgctgcatcttCATCCCCCATATCTACATAGCTACAAAacgcttgttaaatatcacacttgatccaacgctatttctctcttgcagtttttagtgTGTGAATGGGAAAATCTTtttgtgtaagcccagcattagttaaaaccagactcggacaataataacaaaatatcctgacaaataatctaaatagaaacatattacagacagtagcagcattagagctgaaacgcatttgtttcaactgtgactcagtcattgtgaaaccataaatagagaattatctttttttatctgtagctgcgagaaaaagtctaagacatgaattacttaCTCGTGGGAGTCGCGGACTCCcacgactccggcccatgccatgaggtcccgcccaccctggtttgtgttgtgattgacagcactgtcagggctctctgagcctgcagcccatgattgattgacaatgacaaacatagaccaataatatgtgtcgatgctggccacacattgctagccctctgtagccaattggccggcccaattggagggaatttagagagagagaaaaaaacaaaacatagcggaccggaccggcccacattgggtcaacggcccaccgggacgatgcccggtatgccagatggccagtccacccctgcctGCACACTAATGGCAATAATATTTAATAGCCCATGTAACCCTGCAGGCCTATTTCACCCTCAAGAAGATACATAAGTAGAagatattattaaaaaaaatccagacGAAAATAATTAATTGTAAACAAAATTCTTTATTGCTTCCATCTAGGATTACACTCTGAAGTTTGGCTGGTCAGAGCATTTCGGCGACGTCAACAACTGGCACGGAGGAGTGGCCACCATAGAGGAGAGCATAGGAGAGGAAGTGTGGGGCGTTGTCTGGCGAATGGGCCTTGAGAACCTCCAGACGCTCGACGAGTAAGAGAAACAGAAACgaaatacacactaacacacatacgtCTGAAGTATGGAGCCCCTAAAGAGCCCTgcatagaaaaaaacaaaaaacaactaaaTTTTCTCCAACAAACAAGGGAGAGCATGCATTGAATTCTACTTTGAGCTTGGCCTTAATATACATTCGGTAGCTTTAGGCTATAGACATGTTTTTTACACTGCAGTAAAAAACACCCTACCGTTTTTTTGTTCACCCCACtttctttaaaaacattttttaagcACTCTTGTTTAACAATACAACCGACTTATTTTTGTATATGATGCCCTGGTGCAAACTATTCTACAGTTTGACTGAACATGAATGATCtttctaaaaataataatctttgAATGATGAGTGCGTTATTTCTCCGACCTTGGAATAATCCAACATGgctgtttgtctctctttcctgtGATATGTTAATATGAATTGAACCCAGTCAAGAGGGAGTGCAGGAGGGTGTATACAGGCCACTGCAGGTGAATGTCACCACAGCCAAGGGAAACACAGTCTGCAGGAGCTACCAGATGAATGACTTCTACCCATTCGTCACCTCTCCGCCTTACAAACAGGTGGGAATGCATGCTTCACAAAATATCACAGTGCAATGAACCTGAAATACTCAAGAAGGGGTTCAGGCGAGTTGTATTCTTTCAAATAAGGGTGATGACTATATAAAGTATTTTGAAAAAGATTTATGCTGGTAGGCTCACCCACAAATGCAAATATAGATTGTAacgggggggttaggcagaacccaagtgcacagacagaCGACAGTTGTAGGACAGTTTCAAGGATTTATTCTTGTACAGGATCGGGCGGGCGGAGAGCAGACAGTAAAGTCACCGACAGGTGGGCAGGGAATCGTCGGTGGGTCAGCAGGGGAGGAGTCGCAACGGGAGGACAGAAGAGCAGAGCGGGAGTCGGGAACtggagagcagacagaccgacagggactCGGCGTCGGGCGGGACGGTCAGGCAGGCGAAGGGTCGACAACAGGAAGTCAGGCGGGTGGATCAGGAGACGGGAACAGAGGAGCggacagaccgacagggactGGACGGCAGGGAGTTGCGGGAAAGCTCTGAATGAAACAAGAGACAGTCTGGCAAGGACTGAGTGAAAGGAGAGGACTGTCATAGGgggagcacaggtgaaggtggctGGGTTAATTAGGCAGATCAGGGTGGCAGAGGGTGAATGGGAGAACCAGGGGCGGACCATGACAATAGATGGATATACATTTGCATACATTTCGCACATTATTCAAAATCAATCATGAAAAGAACCAACCAAATAATAATTTCCATAGCAATCGGGCAAAGCGACTTATAATTAGTaagtttgtcagaagaaagagaaacaatatctGTACATtgaagatgttcatagaaccaaaggccaagcactaacaattgttaggttaatcCATTCCCTGTATAAAACAAAGCTAGCAGTACTAATGTTAAATACGACTGTTGATAACACTTATAAATATGactattttatatgaatgatGGGTCTCAGAGTGTTTTTCAAACTGTTGTACAGGTCGTGTGCCTCGGTGCGAGGCAGCATGGACTTCCCCTGGACTACATCGAGAAGCTGGAGGCTGTGCAGACCAACGACTACAAGGGCCCGTCCATCCTGGACACACTGGAGGGGATAGAGGCGGCCTCCTCATCCTAATGAACCATTAGGATGTCTTCTTAGGGGTTTATCTCCTACTCTAATGATACCTGAAATGAAGGAGTACCTGATCCATAATAAACACACCTGGGTGACATATAGGCTTAATTCAATCTGAAAACCAGCTGAATTAAGTTGTTCCTATTTTACATAGACCTATAGGCTACTGTTACACGTGTTTAACATAGGCTTAATTTTTTTACTTGACAAATTACAAATTATTTACTGATACATTTGCTTATATTTGGTAATAAGcatataaagaaataaagagagtTATTTGACTTCATGTGGACATCGTCTCATAAATATTTGACTAATTTCATTAATCAAGGTTTCAGGTTTCATCCTCCTTGTCCCGGTTCCCCATTTACACTTCAGTGTTGTTCAGTGTCATATGTGTCACTGTCAGAAAAGTAGGAAGTCTTCAGTCGGCTACTCTCTATTATCTTTATTCTTTTGGGTTAATTCAGGCCGACATTCGATCTATTGTTTCttttataatttaatataatatcGTGTAACTCGTCCGTCTATTTTCTCGTCGACACGTTTCAATATTGAATATTGTTGATCGAGCTCAATCAGATCGATACGCCTACAGACGAAGATTTGGATGGGATTAGCTGTATAAACCGAAGGTAGGATTCACAAGTGTGGAAACTGTGTGCAATAAGGCCCACTGTGACAGTCACATTAAGTAAATTGACCGTCCTACATTTCCATTTCACGTTTAAACAACGTGCGAGATAGTTGCTTTCGTTTTATTTGGCAAGTGATAGGGAATGTTACTTGTCAAGTTTGAACTGAGTATCGAGTTCCGAAAATAATGGGAGTTTGTTTAAAAGTTGCCTTTGATGCATCGCATAATCTGATATAACCTAACCCTTCCTCCTCGTAACCGCGCAGTCGATACCAAACATGATGGGTAACGGAGGGGAAGAGTTCCTTCCGCCCATATTCGGTCAAGTGCCCCCATCGCGGATCATCAACTGGCACAGAGAACTTCTGGTGTCCCGGGCCAAGAGCGTGCAGTGCATGTTGGACAACCTTCTACAGAGTGACTTCTTCTGTGCAGAAGACGTAGAGATTGTGCGTCGCACCCCCACCAAATCAGATCAGGTGAGGCAATAAACtacaacaaaaataaacccTAGAATATATTCCATCAATAACTCTATTAGTCTACTCACTACTCTCTGATACTAATTGATATTAAACGAATATTTCTGTAGGCGTTGTTTTCGGTTTGTAGGTCTAGCTTAAGGTATTTCAACTAATTCTCAAGTGTTTCAATTTCTTAAGATGCGCAAAATCTTGGAGCTGATACAGTGCAAAGGAGAAGATGTCTGTGAATACTTCATTTACGTCCTGTATAAAGTGCATGACGCGTACATGGATCTCCAGCCGTGGCTCGAAGACATACAGTACAAGCCAAGTGAACCCATGCTGATGATAAATGTGGTTAACACTGACCCAAGTAAGTCTCCATGTTAAATGAAAACTATGCAATAAGATGGGAGGAATGCCTGCATTTGCCTAAGCTCAATGATgctgtgtaggcctacacggtAAAACAAACTCCATAATATCCAGAATATCCACAATAATGGAAATCCTGACAATCTATTTTGGGTCAATGGAGACTTGTGAGGATcagcccacacacagacatgtctTCTTTTTGTAACATGTAACCCCCATTGGACTTCTATATTAATGTTATAGTCTCTGGTACAAGTGGAGCATTTATACTGTGATACTAATATGACTACTTTCACCTTTTCTTTGGCAGTCAGCAAGTATTGTGACACGTTGAGGCATGAACTGGGCCGGGACACCCAATTCATCATGTCCTATGCTCAGCAAGAAGAGGCCCGGCTGGAGGACCTCTACACCCCCACCCAGATGGAGCTCATCAATGACCGCAACGAGAGCCTGGGCTTCCTGCAGAACCAGGACCAGCTCCTGGACGAATCTGGGGTCTTCAACCCTCAGGGTGACGTGGTCTTCATCACCGGGGACGCCGGCATGGGCAAATCCCTCCTCTTGCAGAAACTCCAGAACCTCTGGTCGAAGAGAGAGCTGCGGACGGACGCCGTCTTCTTCTTTCGGTTCCGCTGCAGGATGTTCACCGCCTTCCAGGAGACGACCGAGCTTTCGCTCAGGGACCTGCTCTTCAAACACAGCTGTTACCCTGACGACGACCCGGACGACGAGGTGTTTGAGTACATCGTGCGCTACCCCGAGAGGACCATCTTCACGTTCGACGGCTACGACGAGATCGAGGGCGACGTGGACCTGCTGAACGTAGAGCAGATGGTCTCGCCAGAAGACAAGGCCCAcccactgctgctgctcaaCAACCTTCTGTGCGGGAAGCTGCTCAGGGGGTCCCAGAAGGTGCTGACCGCCCGCACCGGGACAGAGTTGCCAAACAGGGTGGTCAGGAAGAAGGTGTCGCTGAGGGGCTTCTCCCCCGCCAATCTGCAGTCCTATGTGGCGCTGCACTTTACGACACCGGAGCACAGACAACTAGTGTCCGTTCACCTGGACGCCAGCCCCCACTTCTGTGGCCTCTGCTCCACACCGCTGTTCTGTTGGATCGTGTTCAAGAGCTTCAAGCACCTCCGCGCGGTACATAACGATTTTGCG
Above is a genomic segment from Gadus morhua chromosome 6, gadMor3.0, whole genome shotgun sequence containing:
- the LOC115545208 gene encoding gamma-glutamylcyclotransferase, whose protein sequence is MSYIHLGGVYSVLLFIFSSMAAVDLQGLPHIASSNSSDHFLYFAYGSNLLKERLQKRNPSATFFSVGYLKDYTLKFGWSEHFGDVNNWHGGVATIEESIGEEVWGVVWRMGLENLQTLDDQEGVQEGVYRPLQVNVTTAKGNTVCRSYQMNDFYPFVTSPPYKQVVCLGARQHGLPLDYIEKLEAVQTNDYKGPSILDTLEGIEAASSS